One genomic segment of Gemmatimonadota bacterium includes these proteins:
- a CDS encoding tRNA-binding protein: MTADISFDDFLAVDIRVGRVLTAAPNPRALKPAYVLTIDFGAELGIKTSSAQLTVHYTPEQLVGRLVVAVVNFAPKRIAGIKSEVLVLGVPDPEGAVVLLEPTLAVPLGGRLF, from the coding sequence ATGACTGCAGACATCTCCTTCGACGACTTCCTCGCGGTCGACATCCGGGTCGGCCGCGTCCTCACCGCCGCACCGAACCCCAGGGCGCTGAAGCCGGCCTACGTCCTCACCATCGACTTCGGCGCCGAACTCGGCATCAAGACCTCGAGCGCGCAACTCACGGTGCACTACACCCCGGAACAGCTCGTTGGTCGCCTCGTGGTCGCCGTGGTGAACTTCGCGCCGAAGCGGATCGCCGGCATCAAGAGCGAGGTCCTGGTGCTCGGGGTGCCGGACCCCGAGGGCGCGGTCGTGCTGCTCGAGCCGACGCTGGCGGTGCCGCTCGGGGGGCGACTCTTCTAA
- a CDS encoding leucine--tRNA ligase, translated as MSEPDKYLPEMVETKWRERWAAERTNEPDLDRAERPFYNLMMFPYPSAEGLHVGNLFAFTGADVFGRFKRMQGYQVFEPIGFDAFGIHSENFAIKVGVHPAELIPRNIANFTRQLTRMGGMFPWRNVLSTTEPSYYKWTQWVFLQLYKQGLAYKKNGAVNWCPSCKTVLSNEQVIAGACERCGTIVEQRVLEQWYFRITDYAERLLNNLDDPTKMDWSDTTVMAQKNWLGRSHGAEVTFRASDASSSAITVYTTRPDTLFGATFLVLAPEHPLVDALTTDARRDAVEAYRAQAAAQDVVTRKVGDKEKTGVFTGSTAFNPATGEQIQVWIADYVLMDYGTGAIMAVPGHDERDFAFATKFALPIVRVIAGPGDDAGTPLEAAYTGVDADSRMVNSREFDGRTPMDTKAAITSWLVSRGSGKETVQYRLYDWCISRQRYWGPPIPIIYCDACGPVPVPEADLPVVLPAIEDFRPDDSGVSPLARHAEWYFVPCPTCGKQGRRETDVSDTFLDSAWYFLRYPSSELTDRPFDLERTKKWLPVASYIGGNEHAVLHLLYSRFITMVLHDAGMLDFEEPFRKFRAHGLIVKDGAKMSKSRGNVVVPDQYIDKWGADTFRTYLMFLGPFQEGGDFRDAGISGPRRFLDKVWELVTLASDPDCKDAEIRREVLIKWHQVKQRVAEEIEQLRYNTAIAALMELVNVLRDQNCAERTLVSELVQMTAPFAPHFAEECWERLGHRTTIFDSAWPSYDPVLTIEDTITVAVQVNGKTRGSVVVPRDSTEAVVRAAAEADPAVAKYLVGEIKKVIWVPGRMLSFVVAS; from the coding sequence ATGTCCGAGCCCGACAAGTACCTGCCCGAGATGGTCGAGACCAAGTGGCGTGAGCGGTGGGCGGCCGAGCGCACCAATGAGCCGGACCTCGACCGGGCGGAGCGCCCCTTCTACAACCTGATGATGTTCCCGTACCCGTCGGCCGAAGGGCTGCACGTCGGGAACCTCTTCGCGTTCACGGGCGCCGACGTCTTCGGCCGCTTCAAGCGGATGCAGGGCTATCAGGTGTTCGAGCCGATCGGTTTCGATGCCTTCGGCATCCATTCGGAGAACTTCGCCATCAAGGTCGGGGTGCATCCGGCCGAGCTGATTCCGCGCAACATCGCCAACTTCACCCGCCAGCTCACGCGGATGGGTGGGATGTTCCCGTGGCGGAATGTCCTGTCGACCACGGAGCCGTCGTACTACAAGTGGACGCAGTGGGTCTTCCTGCAGCTCTACAAGCAGGGGCTCGCCTACAAGAAGAACGGCGCGGTCAACTGGTGTCCGAGTTGCAAGACGGTGCTGTCGAACGAGCAGGTGATTGCCGGGGCCTGCGAGCGGTGCGGCACGATTGTGGAGCAGCGCGTCCTGGAGCAGTGGTACTTCCGGATCACCGACTACGCCGAGCGGTTGCTGAACAACCTCGATGATCCGACCAAGATGGATTGGTCGGATACCACGGTCATGGCGCAGAAGAACTGGCTGGGCCGCTCGCACGGCGCCGAGGTGACCTTCCGCGCGAGCGATGCGTCGAGCTCCGCGATCACCGTCTACACCACCCGCCCGGACACGCTCTTCGGCGCGACCTTCCTCGTGCTCGCCCCCGAGCACCCGCTGGTGGACGCGCTGACCACGGACGCGCGGCGTGACGCAGTCGAGGCCTATCGGGCGCAGGCGGCCGCGCAGGACGTGGTGACGCGGAAGGTCGGCGACAAGGAGAAGACCGGGGTCTTCACCGGCAGCACCGCCTTCAATCCGGCGACCGGCGAGCAGATCCAGGTGTGGATCGCCGACTACGTGCTGATGGACTACGGCACGGGCGCCATCATGGCGGTTCCCGGGCATGACGAACGCGACTTCGCGTTCGCCACCAAGTTCGCGTTGCCGATTGTCCGCGTGATCGCCGGCCCCGGCGACGATGCCGGCACGCCGCTCGAGGCTGCCTACACCGGAGTCGATGCCGACAGCCGGATGGTGAACTCGCGCGAGTTCGACGGGCGCACGCCGATGGACACCAAGGCGGCGATCACGTCGTGGCTGGTGTCGCGCGGCAGCGGGAAGGAGACGGTGCAGTATCGCCTCTATGATTGGTGCATCTCGCGCCAACGGTACTGGGGCCCGCCGATCCCGATCATCTACTGCGACGCCTGCGGCCCGGTGCCGGTGCCCGAAGCCGACCTGCCGGTGGTGTTGCCGGCGATCGAGGACTTCCGCCCGGACGACTCCGGCGTCTCGCCGCTGGCGCGCCATGCGGAGTGGTACTTCGTCCCCTGCCCCACCTGCGGCAAGCAGGGGCGGCGCGAGACGGATGTCTCCGACACCTTCCTCGACTCGGCGTGGTACTTCCTGCGCTACCCGAGCAGCGAGCTGACCGATCGGCCGTTCGACCTCGAGCGCACGAAGAAGTGGCTGCCGGTCGCGAGCTACATCGGCGGGAACGAGCATGCCGTGCTCCACCTGCTCTACTCGCGCTTCATCACCATGGTGCTGCACGACGCCGGGATGCTCGACTTCGAGGAGCCGTTCCGGAAGTTCCGCGCGCACGGCCTGATCGTGAAGGACGGCGCGAAGATGTCGAAGTCGCGCGGCAACGTGGTGGTGCCCGATCAGTACATCGACAAGTGGGGCGCGGACACCTTCCGCACCTACCTGATGTTCCTCGGGCCGTTCCAGGAGGGCGGCGACTTCCGCGATGCCGGCATCTCGGGGCCACGCCGCTTCCTCGACAAGGTCTGGGAGCTGGTCACGCTGGCGAGCGACCCGGACTGCAAGGACGCCGAGATCCGCCGCGAAGTGCTGATCAAGTGGCACCAGGTCAAGCAGCGCGTGGCCGAGGAGATCGAGCAACTCCGCTACAACACCGCGATCGCGGCGCTGATGGAGTTGGTCAACGTCCTCCGCGACCAGAACTGCGCCGAGCGCACCCTGGTGAGCGAGCTGGTGCAGATGACGGCACCGTTCGCCCCGCACTTCGCCGAGGAGTGCTGGGAGCGCCTTGGGCACCGGACCACGATCTTCGACTCGGCCTGGCCGAGCTACGATCCGGTCCTGACGATCGAGGACACGATCACGGTGGCGGTACAGGTCAACGGCAAGACGCGCGGCAGCGTGGTGGTGCCGCGCGATTCGACCGAAGCGGTGGTGCGCGCTGCGGCCGAGGCGGATCCGGCGGTGGCGAAGTACCTCGTCGGCGAGATCAAGAAGGTGATCTGGGTGCCGGGGCGGATGCTGTCGTTTGTGGTGGCGAGCTGA